CCCGTGTTCGACCAGGGAGCGCGCCGCGCGCTCGCCGGTGCTGCCGGCGCAGTAGCGCAGCTCCTCGAGGTAGCGGGCGCGGTCGCCCTGGGCGACCGTCAGCTCGCGCACCAGGTGGTGCAGGAGGTACTCGTGGAGGACCACCACCCCCGGGAGGCGATGGAGCAACGCGAAGGTCCGGGCGTGGCTCGCCGCCGAGTTGCCCAGCTGGTAGATCACCCGATCGACGCGGCCGGCGGCGACGTCCTCCGGGAGCGCCGCCAGCGGTCGCAAGCCGGCGATGCCCCCGAGGTCGACCGCCGGCGGCGCCTCGCCCTCCGGGTAGACACTGACCTCGGCCGCTGCGGCGAGCGCCGGCAGCAGGTCGGCGCTGTAGTCGGCGATGCCCGAGCGGTCCGGCGGCAGCGGGCTGACGTAGGCGAGGCGCAAGCGGCCGGGCGGAGTCGATTCGGCGAACGGCATCGTGGGCTCAGAGGGTCGCGGTGAGCTGCTCGACGACCCGGTCCCAGGTGACGTCGGCGACCCGCCGGCGCCCCGACTCTCCCAGGCGACGAGCGAGCGCCCGGTCGCGGAAGAGCCGGTCGATCCGCTCGCCGAGGGCCGACGGGTCGGCGGAAGAGGTGACGTAGCCGTTCTCGCCGTCGACGACGAACTCGAGGATCCCGCCGGCGTCGGCGGTGGTGAGCATCGGTCGGCCCGAGCGGAAGGCCTCGACGGTCACGTAGCCGTAGTCCTCGTCGAACGGGGCGTAGAAGACGGCGAGCGCCCCGGCGTAGCGGTCGAGGAGCTCCTCGTCGTCGATCCGCCCCGGGAGCTCGAACCGGTCGGCCACCCCGAGCTCGGCGGCGAGCGCGCGCAACGTTTCGAGCTCCGGCCCTTCGCCGGCGACGACGGCGCGCACCGGCGTGTCCGTGCAGGCGAGAGCGCGCACGAGCAGGTCAAAGCGCTTCATCGGGTCGAGGCGGCCGACGGCGAACACGTAGTCGCCGGCTGACCCGCAGCGGTAGCGGTCGCCGAGCTTGAGCGGCGGATGGAGCGGCGTCGCCACGAGGCCGTTGTGGCGCTCCAGCCGCTCGGCGGTGTTGGCGGAGATCGAGAAGAGGCCCTGGGCCTCGCCGAGCGCCCGGCGGTCCATCGCGCGGATCATCTCGAGCATCCGGAGATCGTCGGGCGAGTCCGAGAAATCCGAGTAGGGGGTGCCGAGCAGGTCGTAGGCTTGCCGATACTGGTGGATCAGCCAGACCACCTTGTTCGGGTGACGAACGAGGTAGGTCGGGAAGCGCGTGGCGATGACCAGGTCGACCGGCGTACCCGCCACCTCGTCGAGGTCCACCAGACGCCAGGCGAAGGCGCTCTTGAGCGTTGTCGTCCGGGTGCGCCAGTTGAAGGGCAGCGTGACGATCTCGACGTCGTGGCCGCGGCGCCGCAGCTCGTCACGCAACGACTCGTAGAGGGTCTCGGCGCCGCCGCGAACGAAGGGAACCTGCGCTCCGCAGATGACGATGCGCGCGCTCAACCCCGCTCCCCGTCCCCCGCCTGGCGGGTCCGCTCGCCCGGCTCGACCCGCTCGAGCCGTCGTTCGAGCACTGCGAGGCGGCGTTCGGCCTGTTCGGCGCGGCGCCCGGGCTCGGCCATCTGCCGACGCAGGTCGGCGAGCTCGACGAGCAGCCCCCGGAGGACGCGCAGGTGCTCGGCGTTGAGCTCGTTCTGCCGCTCGAGGAGTGGCGCCGCATACCAGCGCACGAAGAGGCCGAAGAAGGCGCGGCGCAGTGCCACGAGAGCACGACCGATCACCGGCCGCGGCGACTCGCACGGCGGCTCGGTGAGCTGACCGAGGGCCCAGAGCCGGGCCAGCCGGCCGTCGTCGATGCCGGGGTCCGCGCCGAGGCTGGCGAGCTCTCCCTGGCTCTGGCGCAGACCGGCCTTGAGCTGAGCCAGCACGCTGGCCACACGCTCGTTCTCGTCGATCGCCTCTCGCTCGGGCGCTTCCATCATCCGTGCTCTCCGCCGCCGAGCCCGGAACTCTAGCATCCGGTCAACGCGGAGCCGGGGGCTGTCGTAGACTGCGAGGAGGGCCGTCGGCCCCCGGGAAAGCGCAACTCGTGCCCCTCCTCTCCCCCATCCGAGCCCACGCCTCCTCCCGCGTCGCGACGCGGGGCTGTCGCGCGCTCGGCAGCGCCTCCTGGGACCGCGCGAGTCGCGCATGACGGCGTCGCCGGCGACCATCGGCATCGACGCCCGCAAGTTGGGCGACTTCGGCATCGGCACCTACGTCCAGGGGCTGCTCGGTGGAATCTCCCGCCTCGACCACGAGAACCGCTTCGTCGTCTTCGTCCGCCGTGCCGGCGAGCCGCACCTGCCGCCGTTGCCCTCGAACTTCGAGGTGTTGCGCGCCGAAGCGCCCGGCTACAGTCTGCGCGAGCTCATCGGCCTCTCCTGGAGTCTGCGCCGGCGCCCGCTCGACCTCTACCACGCCACCCACTACAGCCTTCCCGCAGCGCTTCCGTCCGCCTGCGTCGTCACCGTCCACGACCTCATCCACCTGCTCTTCCCCGAGCACCTACCGGGCCGCGTCGCCTTGCTCTATGCGCGACTGATGCTCGGGCGCGCGGCGCGCCTGGCGCGTCGCGTCATTGCCGTCTCCCAGGCGACGAGCGCCGACCTGCAACGCGAGCTGGGTCTCGCCGAATCGCGCATCGACGTGGTGCCGAACGGGCTCGACGCAGCCTTTCTGCGGCCGGTCGGCACGTCCGAGCTCCGCGCCCGGCTGGCCGCTCTCGGTGTCGCGACGCCCTATCTGCTCTTCCTCGGCAACCCGAAACCGCACAAGAACCTCGCCCGACTGCTGGCCGCCTACCGCCGGCTCGTCGACCGGGGCGACGAGCCCCCGCGCCTGGTGCTCGCCGGGGCGCGCGACCGCGAGCTCGCCGAGCTGGCGGCGGAAACTGTACGGAGCGGCCTGGGAGAGCGGATCCAGATCCTGGGCCACGTCCCGGCCGCCGACCTGCCTGCGCTGCTGCAGGGCGCGACGCTCTTCCTCTTTCCGAGCCTGTACGAGGGCTTCGGGCTGCCCGTGCTCGAGGCGATGGCCACCGGGACGGCGGTCCTCGCCGCCGACGTCCCCGCCCTGCGCGAGCTGACGGGGGGCTGCGCGCACCTCGTCGATCCGCTCGACGTCGAAGCGCTCGCCGCGGGAATCGCCCACTGTCTCGGCGACACGCCCCGGCGCGAATCGCTGGCTGCCCGGGGGCACGAGCGCGCCCGGGAGTTTTCCTGGGAGCTGACCGCCCGCCGGACCCTCGCCGTCTACGCGCGAGCCCTCGGTCGCCTGCTTCCCGGGCCTGCCGGAGCCGTGTCGTGACGGCCTTTCCCTTCCCCAAGGTGGCGCTCGTCCACGACTGGCTCACCGGGATGCGGGGGGGCGAGAAGGTCCTCGAGCGCCTCGCCGAGCTGGCGCCCGGAGCGCCGATCTACACCCTCTTCCACCTGCCGGGGAGCGTCTCGCCCGCTCTCGAGTCGCATCCCATCGAGACCAGCTTCCTGCAACGAGCCCCGGGGCTGGCCCGGTGGTACCGCCACTACCTGCCGTTCTTTCCAGCGGCGATCGAGCAGCTCGACCTCTCGGGGTTCGACCTCGTGGTGAGCACCAGCCACTGTGTGGCCAAGGGGATCCTGCCGCCGCCCGGCGCCGTCCACGTCTGCTACTGCCACACCCCGATGCGCTACGCCTGGGATCAGGAACGGGCCTATTTCCCTCGCCGCACCGGGCTGGTGGCGCACCTGCGCGGCCTCGTGCTCTCGGCCTTGCGGGTGTGGGACGTGGCGTCGAGCTCGCGCGTCGATCGCTTCCTCGCCAACTCGAGCTTCGTCGCCCAGCGCATCCGGCGCTACTACGGCCGGGAGGCCGAGGTGGTCCCGCCGCCGGTCGAGACCGGCTTCTTCACCCCCGGGGAAGCGTCCTCTTCCGGGTACGCACTGATGGTTTCGGCTCTGGCTCCGTATAAGAAGATCGAGGTCGCCCTCGCCGCCGCCTCCCGGTCCGGTATCCCCCTGAAGGTCGTCGGAACCGGACCCGAGCGGGAGCGGTTGGAGCGATTGGCTGGCCCCGGGACCGAATGGCTCGGCAGTGTGCCGGCCGAACGCCTCCGGGACCTCTACCGCGGAGCCGAAATGGCCTTGCAGCCGGGGATCGAGGACTTCGGGATCGCCACCGTGGAAGCGCTCGGTTGCGGCACCCCGATGGTTGCCCTGCGGGCCGGCGGGGTGCTCGACATTGTCGAGGACGGCGTCCACGGGGTGCTGTACGAGGCCGACGACGACGAGACGGGGGCCCTTGCGGCCAGCATTGACAAGGCCCGCCGGATCGAGTTCAATCAATCGAACCTGAGACGCCGGGCCGAGACCTTTTCGGCCGAACGGTTCACCGAGCGGATGCGGTCCATCCTGGCCGCGGTCGCTCCGAATCGCCCAGTTCGCAACGCGTGATTCAACAACGACACCGCCTTTCGGCGGCCCTCAATCTGACGGGCGATCTCGTCGCCACCCTGGCGGCGTTCCTCGGGGCGTGGCTTCTTCGCTTCGAGCTCGAGGTCATCCCGCTCACCAAGACGGTTCCGGAGTTCAACCGCTACCTCGAGGTACTGCCGGGCGTCCTGTTGCTCTTCCCGATCGTCTTCCACTTCCACGGTCTCTACCAGGTGCGCCGCGGGCGCAGCCGCGTCGACGAGGCGCTCACCGTGCTGCTGGCGGTGGTCCTCGGCACGCTGATCCTCTCCGGCCTCGCCACCTGGTACCGGCCACCCGGCTCGAGCGGCAGCCCCGATCCCTTCGCCTACAGTCGCGCCTTCCTCGCCCTCTTCGCCGCGCTCGAAGTGGTGTGCGTCGTCATCGTCCGCACCGGCCTACGTGCGCTTCGCCAGCGCGCCCGGATCGCCGGCTTCCACCATCAGCGCATCCTCGTCGTCGGTGCCGGCAAGCTCGGTCGCGAGATCGCCATCAAGCTGGTCTCCCACCGCGAGCTCGGCTTCGAGGTCGTCGGCTTCCTCGACGACGATCCCAACAAGGTCGGAGCGACCTACGAAGGGCTGCCGGTGCTCGGCCCGACGCGCGCCGCCGAGAGCGTGGTGGCGGAACGCCGCATCGACCAGATCTACGTCGCCCTGCCGCTCGACGCCCATCGCCGCACGATGAGGCTGCTCCAGGAAGTCGGTCGCGAGTGCGTCGAGATCAAGCTCGTTCCCGACATCCTGCAGTACGCCACGCTCAAGGCGGCCCTCGAGGACCTCGACGGCACGCCGGTGATCAACCTCACCCAGGTGCCGCTCCAGGGCTGGAGCAGCCTGGTCAAGCGCGCCGTCGACATCGCCTTCTCGGCGGCCGGCCTGCTCGTCGGGGCACCGATCTTCGGCCTCGTGGCGCTGGCGATCTGGATCGAGGATCGCCGCCCGATCTTCTTCCACCAGGAGCGCATGGGGCTCGACGGCCGCTCGTTCATGATCTGGAAGTTCCGCTCGATGCGGCGCAACGCCGAAGCGACGACCGGACCGGTCTGGGCGATCAAGGGCGACCCGCGGCGCACCCGCGTCGGTGCCTTCATCCGCCACTGGTCGCTCGACGAGATCCCGCAACTGTGGAACGTCCTGCGCGGCGACATGTCCCTCGTCGGGCCGCGGCCGGAGCGCCCGGTCTTCGTCCAGGAGTTCAAGCAGCGGCTGCCGCAGTACATGGTCCGCCATCGCGTCAAGGCCGGCATCACCGGCTGGGCGCAGGTCCACGGCTGGCGCGGCAACACCTCGATCCGCAAGCGCCTCGAGTACGACCTCTACTACATCGAGAACTGGTCGCTCTCCCTCGACTTCAAGATCCTGTGGATGACCCTCCGCCACGGGATCCGCCAGAACGCCTACTGACGAGCCGCCCCGGCGCCGTCCGCCGGCAGAGCGGCCCCTTCGGCCACTCGCTCAGCCCTTCAGGTTGTCGTAGAGCTCCTCGAACTGCCCCGTCAGCTTGTGGCGCGGCGCGAGTTGGACCAGCGGCTTGCCCGCCTGGTGCGATTCGCGCAGCTTGACCGACGAGGAGAGGAACGGGCGCAGCAGGTGGAAGCCCTCGCCTTCGAGCTCGTCGATCAGGCGCTGCGGCAGACGGGCGCGGGAGTCGAACTGGTTGACCACGATCCCCTCGATGGCGAGGCCCGGGTTGTGGTCCGCTGCCACTTCGCGCACGTGACCGTTGAGCAGGTAGAGGGCGTGGCGGGAGAAGTCGTCGCAGTCGAACGGGATGAGGCAGCGCTCGGCGGCGACCAGCGCCGACATGGTGAAGAAGCCGAGAGCCGGCGGCGTATCGATGAACACCTCGTCGTAGTCGAGCTTGGCGAGCCCGTCGCGCAGCTTGAAGATCTTGTAGCGAGCCTGCAGCTTGTCCTCGATGCCGTCGAGCTCGCGATGGGCCGGCAGCAGGTCGAGCCGCCGGGCGCCCGTCGGATGGACGAAGTCGCCGAGGGCCCGCTCGCCGAAAAGCGAGAAGCCGAGCGAGTCCTGGTAGTAGTCCTTGAGCGTCGGCGCGGTCTCCGGTGCCTTCTCACCGAGCAGGTAGCGCGTCGAGTCGGACTGCG
This genomic window from Holophagales bacterium contains:
- a CDS encoding glycosyltransferase family 4 protein, producing MSARIVICGAQVPFVRGGAETLYESLRDELRRRGHDVEIVTLPFNWRTRTTTLKSAFAWRLVDLDEVAGTPVDLVIATRFPTYLVRHPNKVVWLIHQYRQAYDLLGTPYSDFSDSPDDLRMLEMIRAMDRRALGEAQGLFSISANTAERLERHNGLVATPLHPPLKLGDRYRCGSAGDYVFAVGRLDPMKRFDLLVRALACTDTPVRAVVAGEGPELETLRALAAELGVADRFELPGRIDDEELLDRYAGALAVFYAPFDEDYGYVTVEAFRSGRPMLTTADAGGILEFVVDGENGYVTSSADPSALGERIDRLFRDRALARRLGESGRRRVADVTWDRVVEQLTATL
- a CDS encoding glycosyltransferase family 4 protein; protein product: MTASPATIGIDARKLGDFGIGTYVQGLLGGISRLDHENRFVVFVRRAGEPHLPPLPSNFEVLRAEAPGYSLRELIGLSWSLRRRPLDLYHATHYSLPAALPSACVVTVHDLIHLLFPEHLPGRVALLYARLMLGRAARLARRVIAVSQATSADLQRELGLAESRIDVVPNGLDAAFLRPVGTSELRARLAALGVATPYLLFLGNPKPHKNLARLLAAYRRLVDRGDEPPRLVLAGARDRELAELAAETVRSGLGERIQILGHVPAADLPALLQGATLFLFPSLYEGFGLPVLEAMATGTAVLAADVPALRELTGGCAHLVDPLDVEALAAGIAHCLGDTPRRESLAARGHERAREFSWELTARRTLAVYARALGRLLPGPAGAVS
- a CDS encoding glycosyltransferase; translation: MTAFPFPKVALVHDWLTGMRGGEKVLERLAELAPGAPIYTLFHLPGSVSPALESHPIETSFLQRAPGLARWYRHYLPFFPAAIEQLDLSGFDLVVSTSHCVAKGILPPPGAVHVCYCHTPMRYAWDQERAYFPRRTGLVAHLRGLVLSALRVWDVASSSRVDRFLANSSFVAQRIRRYYGREAEVVPPPVETGFFTPGEASSSGYALMVSALAPYKKIEVALAAASRSGIPLKVVGTGPERERLERLAGPGTEWLGSVPAERLRDLYRGAEMALQPGIEDFGIATVEALGCGTPMVALRAGGVLDIVEDGVHGVLYEADDDETGALAASIDKARRIEFNQSNLRRRAETFSAERFTERMRSILAAVAPNRPVRNA
- a CDS encoding undecaprenyl-phosphate glucose phosphotransferase translates to MIQQRHRLSAALNLTGDLVATLAAFLGAWLLRFELEVIPLTKTVPEFNRYLEVLPGVLLLFPIVFHFHGLYQVRRGRSRVDEALTVLLAVVLGTLILSGLATWYRPPGSSGSPDPFAYSRAFLALFAALEVVCVVIVRTGLRALRQRARIAGFHHQRILVVGAGKLGREIAIKLVSHRELGFEVVGFLDDDPNKVGATYEGLPVLGPTRAAESVVAERRIDQIYVALPLDAHRRTMRLLQEVGRECVEIKLVPDILQYATLKAALEDLDGTPVINLTQVPLQGWSSLVKRAVDIAFSAAGLLVGAPIFGLVALAIWIEDRRPIFFHQERMGLDGRSFMIWKFRSMRRNAEATTGPVWAIKGDPRRTRVGAFIRHWSLDEIPQLWNVLRGDMSLVGPRPERPVFVQEFKQRLPQYMVRHRVKAGITGWAQVHGWRGNTSIRKRLEYDLYYIENWSLSLDFKILWMTLRHGIRQNAY
- a CDS encoding ParA family protein, with the translated sequence MRRVVFNKKGGVGKTSIVCNLAAVAAARGRRTLVVDLDPQSDSTRYLLGEKAPETAPTLKDYYQDSLGFSLFGERALGDFVHPTGARRLDLLPAHRELDGIEDKLQARYKIFKLRDGLAKLDYDEVFIDTPPALGFFTMSALVAAERCLIPFDCDDFSRHALYLLNGHVREVAADHNPGLAIEGIVVNQFDSRARLPQRLIDELEGEGFHLLRPFLSSSVKLRESHQAGKPLVQLAPRHKLTGQFEELYDNLKG